The following proteins come from a genomic window of Anaerobutyricum hallii:
- the sdaAA gene encoding L-serine ammonia-lyase, iron-sulfur-dependent, subunit alpha, whose protein sequence is MTEYHSIQSLLDLCKEQEKQVWEVVQQADMEESGATEKQVFEKMRFMYKAMQQADKDYEADLKSQSGMVGGDGEKMRQFNASGKNLCSEYSSLAMEKALKMGESNACMKRIVAAPTAGSCGVIPAVLLSYEESKNAEEDELVKALFVASGIGKVVAENASIAGAFGGCQAEIGTASAMAAGALAYLQGADNEQIMQAATFALKNMLGLACDPVGGLVEVPCVKRNVAGVVNAISSAQLALAGITSVITPDDTIDSMRRIGNDLPSCLKETSKGGLAVTESAKKIMERFKTS, encoded by the coding sequence ATGACGGAATATCACAGTATTCAAAGTTTATTAGATCTTTGTAAAGAGCAGGAAAAACAAGTATGGGAAGTTGTGCAGCAGGCCGATATGGAGGAGAGTGGCGCAACGGAAAAACAGGTTTTTGAGAAGATGCGTTTTATGTATAAGGCGATGCAGCAAGCAGATAAAGACTATGAAGCAGATTTGAAGTCTCAGAGTGGAATGGTTGGCGGTGACGGGGAAAAGATGCGTCAGTTTAATGCCAGTGGAAAGAATCTGTGCAGTGAGTATTCCAGTCTTGCAATGGAAAAAGCATTGAAGATGGGAGAATCGAATGCTTGTATGAAAAGAATCGTAGCAGCGCCTACCGCAGGTTCTTGTGGAGTGATTCCAGCAGTTCTTTTAAGTTATGAAGAGAGTAAAAATGCAGAGGAAGATGAATTGGTGAAGGCGCTTTTTGTTGCTTCCGGTATCGGAAAAGTTGTTGCGGAAAATGCATCGATTGCCGGAGCATTTGGCGGATGCCAGGCAGAAATCGGAACGGCAAGTGCGATGGCTGCCGGGGCATTGGCATATCTGCAAGGTGCAGATAATGAGCAGATTATGCAGGCGGCAACCTTCGCCCTAAAAAATATGCTTGGACTTGCATGTGATCCGGTTGGTGGTCTGGTAGAAGTTCCCTGTGTTAAAAGAAATGTAGCAGGAGTTGTGAATGCGATTTCAAGTGCTCAGCTTGCTCTTGCAGGTATTACCAGTGTGATCACTCCAGATGACACAATCGATAGTATGCGCCGTATAGGAAATGATCTTCCATCCTGCCTGAAAGAAACCAGTAAAGGTGGTCTTGCAGTAACAGAATCGGCAAAAAAGATTATGGAACGGTTTAAAACCTCATAA
- the sdaAB gene encoding L-serine ammonia-lyase, iron-sulfur-dependent subunit beta, with product MNIFDVIGPVMVGPSSSHTAGAVRIGFVARQLLGEEVREAKILLYGSFLATGRGHGTDKALVAGLLGMKPDDYRIPSSIDIAEDKGMKLSFGEAVLKEAHPNTAQLYLKGVSGKTLELIGQSLGGGRINIAEIDGIETNFSGENPTLIVHNLDQPGHVSEVTSMLAHKSVNIATMQLYRSAKGGKAVMVVECDQEVPREGIRWLERAEGVLKVTYLGKEEEK from the coding sequence ATGAATATTTTTGATGTGATCGGTCCGGTCATGGTTGGACCTTCTAGTTCCCATACGGCAGGAGCAGTAAGGATTGGATTTGTGGCGAGACAGCTTTTAGGAGAAGAGGTCAGAGAAGCAAAGATTTTATTATATGGTTCTTTTCTTGCAACAGGCAGGGGACATGGTACGGATAAAGCTTTGGTTGCGGGACTCCTTGGTATGAAACCAGATGATTACCGAATTCCATCAAGTATTGACATTGCGGAAGATAAGGGTATGAAGCTTTCTTTTGGGGAAGCGGTGTTAAAAGAAGCGCATCCGAATACGGCACAGCTTTATTTAAAAGGTGTTTCAGGCAAGACGCTAGAGCTTATCGGACAGTCACTTGGTGGCGGCCGGATCAATATTGCAGAGATTGATGGAATCGAGACGAATTTTTCAGGAGAGAATCCAACATTAATCGTACACAATCTTGACCAGCCGGGGCATGTATCGGAAGTCACCTCCATGCTTGCGCATAAGTCAGTGAATATTGCAACAATGCAGTTATACCGTTCTGCTAAGGGAGGAAAGGCCGTTATGGTTGTTGAATGTGATCAGGAAGTTCCAAGGGAAGGAATTCGTTGGTTAGAACGGGCAGAAGGCGTTCTTAAGGTGACGTATCTTGGAAAGGAAGAGGAAAAGTAA
- a CDS encoding Rpn family recombination-promoting nuclease/putative transposase, giving the protein MRQADALTKEYLSNNEIFADIFNYLIYDGQQRILPDNLIERDTSEITLPLGKRGELATIQKFRDILKGCITKEYKNTLYVLFGIENQSHIHYAMPVRNMLYDAINYSAQINEKTKQYRKVRKQNSGFKETTEEFLSGWHPEDRLIPVITVTIYFGNDEWDAAKSLQEMFSEADESLKKFLPDYKLHLISCNNISDFTKFHTEFGRLMHILKVVSDERKMDTLLSDSDYSAFSVTAAQIINTFTGLHFSIPEKEETINMRNAWTDHKESGRREGFNEATINHTQRMYKAGISLEVIAEVIEKPVTEVEKILSNDLIH; this is encoded by the coding sequence ATGAGACAAGCTGATGCACTTACGAAAGAATATTTGTCCAATAATGAGATTTTTGCTGATATTTTTAATTATCTTATTTACGATGGACAGCAAAGAATACTTCCAGATAATTTAATTGAACGAGATACTTCTGAAATTACCCTTCCACTTGGTAAGCGCGGAGAATTAGCTACCATACAGAAATTTCGAGATATTTTAAAAGGCTGTATTACTAAAGAATATAAAAATACACTTTATGTACTGTTTGGAATTGAGAATCAATCTCATATCCATTACGCAATGCCTGTCAGAAATATGCTCTATGATGCGATTAATTATTCCGCACAGATAAATGAAAAAACAAAGCAATATAGAAAAGTACGAAAGCAAAACTCTGGTTTTAAAGAAACTACAGAGGAATTTTTATCAGGGTGGCATCCAGAGGATCGCCTTATTCCAGTTATTACTGTTACCATATATTTTGGTAATGACGAATGGGATGCGGCAAAGAGCCTTCAGGAGATGTTTTCTGAGGCAGATGAATCCCTTAAGAAATTTCTTCCAGATTACAAACTTCATTTAATATCATGCAATAATATTTCCGATTTCACGAAATTCCATACAGAATTTGGCCGGCTTATGCATATATTAAAAGTAGTTTCTGACGAAAGAAAAATGGATACGCTGCTTTCTGATTCAGACTATTCTGCTTTTTCCGTTACTGCTGCACAGATTATAAACACATTTACAGGATTACATTTTTCAATTCCAGAAAAGGAGGAGACGATAAACATGAGAAACGCATGGACAGACCATAAAGAATCTGGTCGAAGAGAAGGATTTAACGAAGCAACTATCAATCACACCCAACGCATGTATAAAGCGGGCATTTCTTTGGAAGTAATCGCTGAGGTAATTGAAAAACCCGTTACCGAGGTGGAAAAGATATTGTCTAACGATTTAATTCATTAG
- a CDS encoding chromate transporter → MKNKPHKLWVLFLTTLYISAFTFGGGFVIVTFMKHKFVDELHWINEQEMLDFTALAQSCPGAIAVNAAILVGWNVYGLAGMLVATLGTVLPPMIILSVVSFFYAIFSTNVWVAIVLKGMQAGVAAVILDAACSLGESVLKEKSSLSIFIMTAAFVCDFFLGVNVIYIILIAACIGIIQFIWHQCRPFFLKQTQKETQKPKCLQETKL, encoded by the coding sequence ATGAAAAATAAACCGCACAAATTATGGGTGTTATTTCTTACGACACTTTATATCAGTGCTTTTACATTTGGCGGCGGCTTTGTCATCGTCACTTTTATGAAGCATAAATTCGTAGATGAACTACACTGGATCAATGAACAGGAAATGCTTGATTTTACGGCTTTGGCACAGTCCTGTCCAGGAGCAATTGCTGTAAATGCCGCTATTTTAGTTGGGTGGAATGTATATGGTCTTGCCGGAATGCTTGTAGCAACACTCGGAACGGTTCTTCCACCTATGATCATTTTGTCTGTCGTTTCTTTTTTCTATGCCATTTTTTCAACAAATGTATGGGTAGCTATCGTATTAAAAGGAATGCAGGCTGGTGTTGCCGCTGTTATTTTAGATGCCGCATGCAGCCTTGGAGAAAGTGTATTAAAAGAGAAAAGCAGCCTGTCTATTTTTATCATGACCGCTGCTTTTGTATGTGACTTTTTCTTAGGAGTAAATGTTATTTATATTATTCTTATAGCCGCATGTATCGGCATCATTCAGTTTATATGGCATCAATGCAGACCATTTTTTCTTAAACAAACACAGAAGGAAACACAGAAACCAAAATGCTTACAGGAGACGAAATTATGA
- a CDS encoding HPr family phosphocarrier protein has protein sequence MRRFSYTIKEEQGIHARPASFLIQEARTYESRITIRVKGKEADASNIIAVMALDVVCGQRVEVEICGTDEGVAYRGMKKFFEENL, from the coding sequence GTGAGAAGGTTCAGTTATACAATTAAAGAAGAACAGGGAATTCATGCCCGTCCGGCTTCTTTTCTTATTCAGGAAGCCAGAACTTATGAAAGCCGTATTACTATTCGTGTAAAGGGAAAAGAAGCAGATGCATCCAATATTATTGCTGTAATGGCTTTAGATGTCGTATGTGGGCAGAGAGTGGAAGTAGAGATCTGTGGAACAGATGAAGGCGTGGCATATCGGGGAATGAAGAAATTTTTTGAAGAGAACTTATAA
- a CDS encoding LysR family transcriptional regulator translates to MSIRHFRIFIAVAEEENITKAAKKLYLTQPTVSIAIKEIEEHYGARFFERINQRLHITEEGKRFLDYAKHFIAMYDEMEIAFKNTDFTGRLRIGASVNIGTYYMPRLIREFQDRYPGIKVQVKINTTAVVEKELLDGKLDLALVGGTIQSEHIVAEPLFYEKYTAICAPEHPMAGKTVLLEEFMKEPLLFREKSSGAYEVFQSAVNQTGLTVMPVWESTSQTTLMEAVHYGLGVTILPEQMIKREVREGRLAQITFSDFSFQNTIHIAYHHSKYLSPSIKNFILLVKTLGF, encoded by the coding sequence GTGTCTATTCGCCATTTTAGAATTTTTATCGCAGTAGCAGAAGAAGAAAACATTACAAAAGCAGCAAAAAAACTATATCTGACACAGCCAACGGTAAGTATTGCCATAAAAGAAATAGAAGAACATTATGGAGCAAGATTTTTTGAGAGAATTAATCAGAGGCTTCATATCACAGAAGAAGGAAAAAGATTTCTTGATTATGCAAAACACTTTATTGCGATGTATGATGAGATGGAAATTGCATTTAAAAATACAGACTTTACAGGGAGGCTTCGCATAGGAGCCAGTGTAAATATAGGAACATACTATATGCCAAGACTCATTCGGGAATTTCAGGATAGATATCCAGGAATTAAAGTACAGGTGAAAATAAATACAACCGCTGTTGTAGAAAAAGAATTGCTAGATGGAAAGCTGGATCTGGCGCTTGTAGGAGGAACAATACAGTCAGAACATATCGTTGCAGAGCCATTATTTTATGAAAAATATACCGCAATATGCGCGCCTGAGCACCCGATGGCAGGAAAAACAGTATTATTAGAAGAATTTATGAAAGAACCACTTTTATTCAGAGAAAAAAGTAGTGGCGCGTACGAAGTATTCCAAAGTGCAGTAAACCAGACCGGGCTTACCGTTATGCCTGTTTGGGAAAGCACATCCCAGACAACACTTATGGAAGCCGTTCATTACGGATTAGGAGTAACGATTCTGCCCGAACAGATGATAAAAAGAGAAGTCAGAGAGGGAAGATTAGCCCAGATTACATTCTCCGACTTCTCCTTTCAGAATACGATTCATATAGCGTATCATCATAGTAAATATTTGTCTCCATCAATAAAGAACTTCATCCTTCTGGTAAAAACTCTGGGCTTTTAA
- a CDS encoding RrF2 family transcriptional regulator produces MISTKGRYALRVMLDLAEHGNEGYIPLKDIAKRQSISDKYLESILKSLVKQKMLKGLRGKGGGYQLTRTPAEYSVGEILEVAEGSLAPVACLMKDADACPRAGQCRTLPMWKKFDSMVHDFFYGITLEDILNNPEFIPEE; encoded by the coding sequence ATGATTTCTACAAAAGGACGTTATGCACTCCGTGTTATGTTAGATTTAGCGGAGCATGGAAATGAGGGATATATTCCCCTTAAAGATATTGCAAAAAGACAAAGTATTTCAGATAAATATCTGGAAAGTATACTGAAGTCTCTTGTAAAACAAAAGATGTTAAAAGGTCTTCGAGGCAAAGGCGGCGGCTACCAGCTTACCCGCACTCCTGCCGAGTACAGCGTTGGCGAGATTCTTGAAGTAGCCGAAGGAAGTCTTGCTCCGGTTGCCTGCCTGATGAAAGATGCGGATGCCTGTCCAAGAGCAGGTCAGTGCCGTACTCTGCCTATGTGGAAGAAGTTTGATTCTATGGTACACGACTTTTTCTACGGCATCACTCTAGAAGACATTCTGAACAATCCTGAGTTTATACCAGAAGAATAA
- a CDS encoding chromate transporter, whose translation MIYIQLFLSFVQIGLFSVGGGYAAIPLIQSQVVETHGWLTMNEFTNLITIAEMTPGPIGVNSATFTGLQIAGIPGAIAATFGSIFPSCILVSILALVYCKYKETSAISNILSSLRPAVVALITAAGFSMFQTAVLSGQTLRISSVNIVELLLFIAAFAALRKWKLNPILIMCLCGAGNLLFALVK comes from the coding sequence ATGATTTATATACAATTATTTCTGAGTTTCGTACAGATCGGACTTTTTAGTGTCGGCGGTGGGTACGCTGCAATTCCGCTGATTCAAAGCCAGGTTGTAGAAACTCATGGATGGCTTACTATGAATGAATTCACGAATCTTATCACAATCGCAGAAATGACACCCGGTCCAATCGGTGTCAATTCTGCCACATTTACCGGTCTGCAGATTGCGGGAATTCCCGGTGCGATTGCTGCTACTTTCGGCTCGATTTTTCCTTCCTGTATTCTGGTATCTATTCTGGCACTTGTATATTGTAAATACAAAGAAACTTCAGCAATCAGTAATATTCTTTCCAGTCTGCGGCCTGCCGTTGTGGCACTCATTACTGCCGCCGGATTTTCCATGTTTCAGACTGCTGTTCTTTCTGGGCAGACTTTACGCATTTCCTCAGTGAATATCGTTGAACTTTTACTTTTTATTGCTGCCTTCGCTGCTCTTAGAAAATGGAAGCTAAATCCTATACTAATTATGTGTCTTTGCGGCGCAGGTAATTTACTTTTTGCTCTTGTAAAATAA
- a CDS encoding GTP-binding protein, translating to MLSRKKKLEIPVYLFMGFLEAGKTTFIQETLEEDYFNDGERTLLFACEEGMEEYDEELLKRTNTTLVYVEDQEDFNTEFLTSKLLEHYPDRVIIEYNGMWTIDHMVEALEGTPLMIFQTIVSANAETFDLYMNNMRSLAVEMFKMAELVIINRCTKATPRATYRRSIKAVNRSVQVVFDSMVPGEDMGEEEEELPFDISGDEIHLEDDDYGVWFIDAMERPELYDGKTMVMKTRVFKAMRMPKGTFVPGRHAMTCCADDIQFIGYLCHTNHAKSSTIKSLKNKMWIILTAEVKVEYNEEYKDKGPVLYAKRIEAAEPPEEELVYF from the coding sequence ATGTTAAGTAGAAAGAAGAAGCTGGAAATCCCGGTATATTTATTTATGGGATTTTTAGAGGCCGGAAAGACAACCTTTATTCAGGAAACGCTGGAAGAAGATTATTTTAACGATGGAGAGAGAACACTTTTATTCGCCTGTGAAGAGGGAATGGAAGAATATGATGAAGAACTGTTAAAAAGAACGAATACAACACTTGTCTATGTAGAAGATCAGGAAGATTTTAATACAGAATTTCTTACCAGTAAACTTTTGGAGCACTATCCGGACCGCGTGATTATAGAATATAACGGTATGTGGACCATTGATCATATGGTAGAAGCGTTAGAAGGAACTCCACTTATGATATTCCAGACAATTGTAAGTGCTAATGCGGAAACATTTGATTTATATATGAACAATATGCGTTCCCTTGCTGTAGAAATGTTTAAGATGGCAGAATTGGTTATTATTAACCGCTGTACGAAGGCAACACCAAGAGCAACTTACAGAAGAAGCATTAAAGCAGTAAACCGTAGTGTTCAGGTTGTTTTTGATTCAATGGTTCCAGGTGAAGACATGGGAGAAGAAGAGGAAGAGTTACCATTTGATATCAGCGGAGATGAGATTCATCTTGAAGATGATGATTATGGAGTATGGTTTATTGATGCCATGGAACGTCCTGAACTCTATGACGGAAAGACTATGGTAATGAAAACAAGAGTATTTAAAGCAATGCGTATGCCAAAGGGAACTTTCGTTCCGGGTCGACATGCGATGACATGTTGTGCTGATGATATTCAGTTCATTGGATATCTTTGCCATACAAACCATGCGAAGTCCTCTACAATTAAATCTCTTAAGAATAAGATGTGGATTATACTTACCGCAGAAGTAAAAGTAGAATATAACGAAGAATATAAAGATAAAGGACCGGTACTATACGCCAAACGAATTGAAGCAGCAGAACCGCCAGAAGAAGAATTAGTATATTTTTAA
- a CDS encoding sodium-dependent transporter, with the protein MKEKSVKSNGKDSRESFNSRWGFILACIGSAVGMGNIWMFSTRVSLYGGGSFLIPYFIFVILIGSTGVIGEMSLGRAARSGPIDAFGMICEQKGKRKIGEALGMIPVLGSLAMAIGYTVVMGWILKYAVGTFTGATLAPESIEDFGGRFGSMASAFGNNLWQIGALIICMAILMFGVGRGIEKANKILMPVFFILFVILGIYVFFQPGAAAGYHYIFRVDKAALLSPKTWIFALGQAFFSLSVAGNGTLIYGSYLSDEEDIPASAGRVAFFDTVAAMLAALVIIPAMATTGAQLNQGGPGLLFIYLPNLIKSMPGSTLIAMIFFVAVLFAGMTSLINLYEAPIATVQEKLHIGRKPACLVIAVIGIVMSLLIQGIVSGWMDVLSIYICPLGAGIAGIMFFWIAGEKYVEVQVNKGRENTFTKLYFPICKYIYVPICILVLVLGIALGGIG; encoded by the coding sequence ATGAAGGAAAAGTCAGTAAAAAGTAATGGGAAAGACAGCAGGGAGTCGTTTAACAGCCGGTGGGGATTTATTCTTGCCTGTATCGGTTCCGCAGTAGGAATGGGAAATATATGGATGTTTTCTACCAGAGTTTCTCTCTATGGTGGAGGTTCATTTTTAATTCCGTATTTTATTTTTGTTATCTTGATCGGATCAACTGGTGTTATAGGAGAGATGAGTCTTGGACGAGCTGCAAGATCCGGACCGATTGATGCCTTTGGTATGATTTGTGAACAGAAGGGAAAAAGGAAGATTGGGGAGGCTCTTGGAATGATTCCGGTGCTTGGATCTCTTGCAATGGCAATTGGTTATACAGTAGTTATGGGCTGGATTTTAAAGTATGCTGTTGGTACATTTACAGGAGCAACGCTTGCTCCGGAAAGTATAGAAGATTTTGGCGGACGTTTTGGAAGTATGGCATCTGCATTTGGTAATAACCTGTGGCAGATTGGTGCGTTGATTATATGCATGGCTATTTTGATGTTCGGTGTAGGAAGGGGAATCGAAAAGGCAAATAAAATATTGATGCCGGTATTTTTTATATTGTTTGTTATTCTTGGCATATATGTGTTTTTTCAGCCGGGAGCTGCTGCAGGATATCATTATATTTTTCGTGTAGATAAAGCAGCGTTATTAAGTCCAAAAACATGGATATTTGCACTTGGGCAGGCATTTTTCTCTCTGTCTGTTGCGGGAAATGGAACGTTGATCTATGGTTCCTATCTTTCTGATGAAGAAGATATTCCGGCATCGGCAGGAAGAGTTGCATTTTTTGATACAGTAGCAGCAATGCTTGCAGCACTTGTTATTATTCCTGCGATGGCAACGACAGGGGCGCAGCTTAATCAGGGAGGTCCTGGTCTGCTCTTTATTTATTTACCGAATCTTATAAAATCAATGCCGGGAAGTACATTGATTGCAATGATTTTCTTTGTAGCGGTGTTATTTGCAGGAATGACATCATTGATTAATCTTTATGAAGCGCCGATTGCTACCGTACAGGAAAAATTACATATAGGAAGAAAGCCAGCGTGTCTGGTTATTGCAGTGATTGGTATCGTTATGTCGCTGTTAATCCAGGGAATTGTATCTGGCTGGATGGACGTTCTTTCTATTTATATTTGCCCACTTGGAGCAGGTATTGCAGGAATTATGTTTTTCTGGATTGCGGGTGAAAAATATGTGGAAGTACAGGTCAATAAAGGAAGAGAAAATACATTTACAAAATTATATTTTCCGATATGTAAATATATTTATGTGCCAATCTGTATTTTAGTTCTTGTATTGGGAATTGCACTTGGCGGAATCGGATGA